In Salana multivorans, a single genomic region encodes these proteins:
- a CDS encoding DNA-directed RNA polymerase subunit alpha codes for MLIAQRPTLTEEVVSEFRSRFVIEPLEPGFGYTLGNSLRRTLLSSIPGAAVTSVRFDGVLHEFDTIEGVKEDVTEIILNIKNVVVSSEHDEPVVMYLRKQGPGVVTAGDITPPAGVEIHNPDLHLATVNGKGKLEVELTVERGRGYVSAAQNKAFDSEYGRIPVDSIYSPVLKVTYKVEATRVEQRTDFDRLIVDVETKHAISPRDAVASAGRTLVELFGLARELNTAAEGIEIGPSPTDVELAQDLALPIEDLQLTIRSYNCLKREGIHTVGELVARSEADLLDIRNFGQKSIVEVKERLAALGLALKDSPLDFDPSLVVDTYDGDDVDFGDDTFN; via the coding sequence GTGCTGATCGCCCAGCGCCCCACCCTGACCGAAGAGGTCGTCTCCGAGTTCCGCTCCCGGTTCGTCATCGAGCCGCTCGAGCCCGGCTTCGGCTACACCCTCGGCAACTCCCTGCGTCGCACCCTGCTCTCCTCGATCCCCGGCGCGGCCGTGACGAGCGTCCGTTTCGACGGCGTGCTCCACGAGTTCGACACCATCGAGGGGGTCAAGGAGGACGTCACCGAGATCATCCTCAACATCAAGAACGTCGTCGTCTCCTCGGAGCATGACGAGCCGGTCGTGATGTACCTGCGCAAGCAGGGCCCGGGCGTCGTCACCGCCGGTGACATCACGCCGCCCGCCGGCGTCGAGATCCACAACCCCGACCTGCACCTCGCCACGGTCAACGGCAAGGGCAAGCTCGAGGTCGAGCTGACGGTGGAGCGCGGGCGTGGCTACGTGTCCGCCGCGCAGAACAAGGCGTTCGACTCCGAGTACGGCCGGATCCCGGTCGACTCGATCTACTCGCCCGTCCTCAAGGTGACCTACAAGGTCGAGGCGACGCGTGTCGAGCAGCGCACGGACTTCGACCGGCTCATCGTCGACGTCGAGACCAAGCACGCGATCAGCCCGCGCGACGCCGTCGCCTCCGCCGGCCGCACGCTGGTCGAGCTCTTCGGCCTGGCCCGTGAGCTCAACACGGCCGCCGAGGGCATCGAGATCGGTCCGTCGCCGACGGACGTCGAGCTGGCCCAGGACCTCGCGCTCCCGATCGAGGACCTGCAGCTGACCATCCGGTCGTACAACTGCCTCAAGCGCGAGGGCATCCACACCGTCGGCGAGCTCGTCGCCCGCAGCGAGGCCGACCTGCTCGACATCCGCAACTTCGGCCAGAAGTCGATCGTCGAGGTCAAGGAGCGTCTCGCGGCGCTCGGTCTGGCGCTCAAGGACTCCCCGCTCGACTTCGACCCGAGCCTCGTCGTCGACACCTACGACGGCGACGACGTCGACTTCGGCGACGACACCTTCAACTGA
- the rplQ gene encoding 50S ribosomal protein L17, which yields MPQPAKGARLGGGPAHERLLLANLATALFEHRRITTTEAKARRLRPYAERLVTFAKRGDLHARRRVLTVIHDKGVVHELFEEIAPLVADRPGGYTRITKIGPRKGDNAPMAVIELVLEPLSPKQRTVKGAEAATKRAAKKTAKAEEAPVEAPEAEVAEAPAEEIEAVEAAATDADAAEVAADDVADAAAKADADEK from the coding sequence ATGCCCCAGCCCGCCAAGGGTGCCCGCCTCGGTGGCGGCCCGGCCCACGAGCGGCTCCTCCTCGCCAACCTCGCGACGGCGCTGTTCGAGCACCGTCGGATCACGACGACGGAGGCCAAGGCCCGCCGCCTGCGCCCGTACGCCGAGCGGCTCGTCACGTTCGCCAAGCGCGGTGACCTGCACGCGCGTCGCCGCGTGCTCACGGTCATCCACGACAAGGGCGTGGTGCACGAGCTGTTCGAGGAGATCGCGCCGCTCGTCGCCGACCGTCCGGGTGGCTACACGCGCATCACGAAGATCGGCCCGCGCAAGGGTGACAACGCCCCGATGGCCGTCATCGAGCTGGTGCTGGAGCCGCTGAGCCCCAAGCAGCGCACGGTCAAGGGGGCGGAGGCCGCCACGAAGCGCGCCGCCAAGAAGACGGCGAAGGCCGAGGAGGCCCCGGTCGAGGCGCCCGAGGCTGAGGTGGCCGAGGCTCCCGCCGAGGAGATCGAGGCCGTCGAGGCTGCTGCGACGGACGCCGACGCGGCCGAGGTCGCGGCGGACGACGTCGCCGACGCCGCCGCCAAGGCCGACGCCGACGAGAAGTGA
- a CDS encoding alpha/beta fold hydrolase, translated as MTVDPASTAPDAPLDPPDRTAPAAGWGVVLVHGVRTSATMWRHQVAALEAAGHAVVAVDLPGHGTRMAETFTLDAACATVEQAVQGLRASGARRVAVVGLSLGGYLTLRWAARTATPPDALVVSSCTARPGGLGNRGFVGITHAFRALPGDGAARVSEPWARAFVGAAGADDIVRGGVGVDGQLAALRAMVEATPLEDLRVVVGRGIPVTFVTGEWDHFRLDEAAFRRAGREAADSSGTRPPRWVLVRRAHHLVSLHRPRAYTRALLDTLDRAERLVARPSDLTAPVADPAWDRVRTDYAEAVAWWLDVVARVGDRWADPGLGEWDVRALVGHTSRSLVTVEEYLAAPADAIAVADAPGYVEATRAMLGGPGVTERGIAAGAALGDEPEAALRELAARVLGLVDARTGAEPVTTLAGGMRLVDYLPTRTLELVVHGCDLATVLGLDARPPTGPASATLTTLATLAVRGDRSAPVILALTGRDPLPPGFTLL; from the coding sequence GTGACCGTTGACCCCGCCTCCACTGCGCCGGACGCACCGCTCGACCCACCCGACCGGACCGCCCCGGCCGCCGGGTGGGGCGTCGTGCTCGTCCACGGCGTCCGGACGTCCGCCACGATGTGGCGCCACCAGGTCGCGGCGCTCGAGGCCGCTGGCCACGCCGTCGTCGCGGTCGACCTGCCCGGTCACGGCACGCGGATGGCCGAGACCTTCACGCTCGACGCGGCCTGCGCCACCGTCGAGCAGGCCGTCCAGGGGCTGCGGGCGTCCGGCGCGCGCCGCGTCGCCGTCGTCGGTCTCTCGCTCGGCGGCTACCTCACCCTGCGCTGGGCCGCGCGCACGGCGACGCCGCCGGACGCGCTCGTCGTGTCCTCGTGCACCGCCCGCCCGGGCGGGCTCGGGAACCGTGGGTTCGTCGGCATCACGCACGCGTTCCGCGCACTGCCCGGTGATGGTGCCGCGCGCGTGAGCGAGCCGTGGGCCCGCGCCTTCGTCGGCGCCGCGGGCGCCGACGACATCGTCCGCGGCGGCGTCGGCGTCGACGGCCAGCTCGCCGCGCTGCGCGCCATGGTCGAGGCGACGCCGCTCGAGGACCTGCGGGTCGTCGTCGGGCGGGGGATCCCCGTGACCTTCGTGACGGGGGAGTGGGACCACTTCCGGCTCGACGAGGCCGCCTTCCGGCGCGCGGGTCGTGAGGCGGCGGACAGCTCCGGCACGCGGCCGCCGCGCTGGGTGCTCGTCCGACGCGCGCACCACCTCGTCTCGCTGCACCGGCCGCGCGCCTACACCCGGGCGCTGCTCGACACGCTCGATCGCGCGGAGCGGCTGGTCGCCCGGCCGTCCGACCTGACCGCGCCCGTCGCCGACCCGGCGTGGGACCGGGTCCGCACCGACTACGCCGAGGCCGTCGCGTGGTGGCTCGACGTCGTCGCGCGGGTCGGGGACCGCTGGGCCGACCCGGGGCTCGGGGAGTGGGACGTCCGCGCGCTCGTCGGGCACACCTCCCGCTCGCTGGTGACGGTCGAGGAGTACCTCGCCGCGCCGGCCGACGCGATCGCCGTCGCGGACGCCCCCGGCTACGTGGAGGCGACCCGCGCCATGCTCGGCGGCCCCGGGGTCACCGAGCGCGGCATCGCGGCCGGTGCGGCGCTCGGAGACGAGCCCGAGGCGGCCCTGCGCGAGCTGGCCGCGCGGGTCCTTGGCCTCGTGGACGCCCGGACCGGCGCCGAGCCGGTCACGACGCTCGCGGGCGGGATGCGGCTCGTGGACTACCTGCCGACGCGCACCCTGGAGCTCGTCGTGCACGGCTGTGACCTGGCGACCGTGCTGGGGCTCGACGCGCGACCGCCGACGGGCCCGGCGAGCGCCACGCTGACGACGCTCGCGACGCTGGCGGTGCGCGGGGACCGCTCGGCGCCCGTGATCCTCGCGCTCACGGGCCGCGACCCGCTGCCGCCCGGGTTCACGCTCCTGTAG
- a CDS encoding ROK family protein, whose amino-acid sequence MPGARTLSIDCGGGGIKGCVLDTSGTLLAPPVRRPTPYPLPPERLLGLIAGIADELPEADRATVGMPGMIRHGVVVHTPHYITRSGPRTRQLPELEKAWQGFDMAAAIRARLGLPAVVLNDAEVHGAGVVDGIGCELVLTLGTGLGSALFDDGALAPHLELSHAQVRWGLTYDGYLGEHERLRLGDSHWSRRVRRAIDSLHPVVRWDRLYLGGGNGQRVVASTLARLGPVTIIPNSAALLGGVRVWSLPRA is encoded by the coding sequence ATGCCCGGCGCCCGCACCCTGTCCATCGACTGCGGTGGCGGCGGCATCAAGGGCTGCGTGCTCGACACGTCCGGCACGCTCCTGGCCCCGCCCGTCCGGCGACCGACGCCGTACCCCCTCCCGCCGGAGCGGCTCCTCGGGCTCATCGCCGGGATCGCCGACGAGCTTCCCGAGGCCGACCGCGCGACCGTCGGGATGCCCGGGATGATCCGGCACGGCGTCGTCGTCCACACCCCGCACTACATCACCCGGTCGGGTCCGCGGACGCGACAGCTTCCCGAGCTCGAGAAGGCCTGGCAGGGGTTCGACATGGCCGCGGCGATCCGGGCGCGGCTCGGCCTGCCCGCCGTCGTGCTCAACGACGCCGAGGTGCACGGGGCCGGGGTCGTCGACGGTATCGGGTGCGAGCTCGTCCTCACGCTCGGCACCGGGCTCGGCAGCGCGCTGTTCGACGACGGCGCCCTCGCACCGCACCTCGAGCTGTCGCACGCGCAGGTCCGCTGGGGGCTGACGTACGACGGCTACCTCGGGGAGCACGAGCGGCTCCGGCTGGGCGACTCCCACTGGTCCCGGCGCGTGCGGCGCGCGATCGACTCCCTGCACCCCGTCGTGCGGTGGGACCGGCTCTACCTCGGCGGCGGCAACGGCCAGCGCGTGGTGGCGAGCACGCTCGCCCGGCTCGGGCCGGTCACGATCATCCCCAACTCGGCGGCGCTGCTCGGCGGCGTCCGCGTGTGGAGCCTCCCCCGCGCCTGA
- the truA gene encoding tRNA pseudouridine(38-40) synthase TruA has translation MNDSLRVRLDLAYDGTGFSGWATQPGLRTVQGVLEDAIATVLRSPARLTVAGRTDAGVHARGQVAHLDLPADAWAALPGRAVDRDPGDALCARLAGVLPPDVVVRRAALAPAGFDARFAAVWRRYAYRIDDSRAPDPLTRAWVLRHRRVLDVGAMDRAGAELVGQHDFLAYCKPREGATTIRTLQLLRVTREQGLVVVDVRADAFCHSMVRSLVGALLAVGEGRRPEDWPARVLAAVSRDPGVAVAPPQGLVLEEVGYPADDELAERARVARAVRTLD, from the coding sequence GTGAACGACTCGCTGCGCGTCCGCCTCGACCTCGCCTACGACGGGACCGGCTTCAGCGGCTGGGCGACGCAGCCCGGGCTGCGGACCGTCCAGGGCGTCCTGGAGGACGCCATCGCGACGGTCCTGCGCTCGCCGGCCCGGCTCACGGTCGCGGGGCGGACCGACGCCGGCGTGCACGCGCGGGGCCAGGTGGCCCATCTCGACCTCCCCGCCGACGCGTGGGCCGCCCTCCCGGGGCGCGCGGTCGACCGCGACCCCGGCGACGCGCTGTGCGCCCGCCTGGCCGGGGTGCTGCCGCCGGACGTCGTGGTGCGCCGGGCCGCGCTCGCCCCCGCGGGGTTCGACGCCCGGTTCGCCGCGGTGTGGCGTCGCTACGCCTACCGGATCGACGACTCGCGAGCCCCCGACCCGCTGACGCGCGCCTGGGTGCTGCGGCACCGCCGGGTGCTCGACGTCGGCGCCATGGACCGCGCGGGCGCCGAGCTCGTCGGGCAGCACGACTTCCTCGCCTACTGCAAGCCGCGGGAGGGGGCCACGACGATCCGCACCCTCCAGCTGCTCCGCGTGACGCGCGAGCAGGGGCTCGTCGTCGTCGACGTGCGGGCCGACGCGTTCTGCCACTCGATGGTGCGCTCGCTCGTCGGGGCGCTGCTCGCGGTGGGGGAGGGCCGGCGCCCCGAGGACTGGCCGGCCCGGGTGCTCGCCGCGGTCAGTCGTGACCCGGGCGTCGCGGTCGCGCCGCCGCAGGGGCTCGTCCTCGAGGAGGTCGGCTACCCGGCGGACGACGAGCTCGCCGAGCGCGCGCGGGTCGCCCGGGCGGTGCGGACGCTGGACTGA
- a CDS encoding DUF5709 domain-containing protein — MSENQFGNGVDPESFDDFDDIEDQLQPEDTLEQSRVDDSLDEGFIPPDEDRRSRWGETALEEELGEPLDLRLAQELPDVWVASSRGQEMDRSGRIEGVTEGSFSQDSFARDVGVAGGAASAEEAAVHTISLEELQNIERLEAEGVEPDFEDDGSV; from the coding sequence ATGAGCGAGAACCAGTTCGGCAACGGTGTCGACCCGGAGAGCTTCGACGACTTCGACGACATCGAGGACCAGCTCCAGCCCGAGGACACCCTCGAGCAGTCGCGCGTCGACGACTCCCTCGACGAGGGGTTCATCCCTCCCGACGAGGACCGGCGCTCCCGCTGGGGCGAGACGGCACTGGAGGAGGAGCTCGGCGAGCCGCTGGACCTGCGACTGGCCCAGGAGCTGCCCGACGTGTGGGTCGCGTCCAGCCGCGGGCAGGAGATGGACCGCTCCGGCCGGATCGAGGGCGTCACCGAGGGTTCGTTCTCCCAGGACTCGTTCGCGCGCGACGTCGGGGTCGCCGGCGGCGCCGCGAGCGCCGAGGAGGCGGCCGTCCACACGATCTCGCTCGAGGAGCTCCAGAACATCGAGCGGCTCGAGGCCGAGGGCGTCGAGCCCGACTTCGAGGACGACGGGTCGGTCTAG
- the rplM gene encoding 50S ribosomal protein L13, which produces MRTFTPKPSDVDRTWYVVDATDVVLGRLASHVASLLRGKHKATFAAHVDTGDFVIVVNADKVALTGAKAEKKMAYRHSGYPGGLKATVYSELLEKNPERAVEKAIAGMLPKTSLGRQQLRKLKVYRGAEHPHAAQQPQPYELTQVAQ; this is translated from the coding sequence GTGCGTACGTTCACCCCGAAGCCGTCCGACGTCGACCGCACCTGGTACGTCGTGGACGCGACCGATGTCGTCCTGGGGCGGCTCGCGAGCCACGTGGCGTCCCTGCTGCGCGGCAAGCACAAGGCAACCTTTGCCGCCCACGTCGACACCGGTGACTTCGTCATCGTCGTGAACGCCGACAAGGTGGCGCTCACGGGCGCCAAGGCAGAGAAGAAGATGGCCTACCGCCACTCGGGCTACCCGGGCGGGCTCAAGGCCACCGTCTACTCCGAGCTCCTGGAGAAGAACCCGGAGCGGGCCGTCGAGAAGGCGATCGCGGGCATGCTCCCGAAGACGTCCCTCGGCCGCCAGCAGCTGCGCAAGCTCAAGGTGTACCGGGGCGCCGAGCACCCGCACGCCGCGCAGCAGCCCCAGCCCTACGAGCTGACCCAGGTGGCGCAGTAG
- the rpsI gene encoding 30S ribosomal protein S9, which translates to MAQPLTDELDENVPASYTTETPTTVADRGESIIAAGQAVGRRKEAVARVRLVPGTGSWTINGRTLEDYFPNKLHQQLVSSPFTLLGLEGRFDVVARVDGGGTSGQAGALRLGIARALNAIDTESNRPTLKKAGFLTRDARVTERKKAGLKKARKAPQYSKR; encoded by the coding sequence GTGGCTCAGCCTCTGACTGACGAGCTGGACGAGAACGTCCCCGCCAGCTACACCACCGAGACGCCCACGACGGTCGCCGACCGCGGGGAGTCCATCATCGCCGCGGGTCAGGCCGTCGGGCGCCGCAAGGAGGCCGTCGCTCGCGTCCGCCTCGTCCCCGGCACCGGCTCGTGGACCATCAACGGCCGCACGCTCGAGGACTACTTCCCGAACAAGCTGCACCAGCAGCTCGTCAGCTCGCCGTTCACGCTGCTCGGCCTCGAGGGCCGGTTCGACGTGGTCGCTCGCGTCGACGGCGGCGGCACGTCCGGTCAGGCCGGCGCGCTGCGTCTCGGCATCGCCCGGGCGCTGAACGCGATCGACACCGAGTCGAACCGTCCGACGCTCAAGAAGGCCGGCTTCCTCACGCGCGACGCCCGCGTCACTGAGCGCAAGAAGGCCGGTCTCAAGAAGGCCCGCAAGGCGCCTCAGTACTCGAAGCGCTGA
- the glmM gene encoding phosphoglucosamine mutase, which yields MSRIFGTDGVRGLANRDVTPELALGLGVAAARVLSSHRDGAVGSDPHAHPHRPRAVIGRDGRASGEFLSAALVAGLASAGIDVVDLGLLPTPAIAYLTALRDTDLGVVVSASHNPMADNGIKFLSRGGHKLPDDLEDEITELLHAEWDRPVGPAVGRYSRDSGRAADDYVDHLLGTIDADLSGLRIALDCANGAASEVGPRALREAGADVVVINASPDGRNINEKCGSTHPEQLQATVVASEADLGFAFDGDADRCLAVDATGRLVDGDQLMGLMARALKREGRLVKDTLVVTVMSNLGLLLAMRDAGIVTEQTGVGDRYVLERMREGGFILGGEQSGHIILSDHATTGDGVLTALQVSAQVATQGPLAELVSFVKRLPQVLVNVSGVDRTRAATDEALADAVRAAEAELGETGRVLLRPSGTEPLVRVMVEADTSERASTTAERLAEVVRERLSL from the coding sequence GTGTCGAGGATCTTCGGAACCGACGGGGTCCGAGGACTCGCCAACCGCGACGTCACGCCCGAGCTCGCGCTCGGGCTGGGCGTCGCGGCTGCGCGTGTGCTCAGCTCCCACCGCGACGGTGCGGTCGGGAGCGACCCCCACGCGCACCCGCACCGTCCGCGTGCGGTCATCGGCCGCGACGGCCGGGCCTCGGGCGAGTTCCTGTCCGCCGCGCTCGTCGCCGGCCTCGCGTCGGCTGGGATCGACGTCGTCGACCTCGGGCTGCTGCCGACGCCGGCCATCGCCTACCTGACGGCCCTGCGCGACACCGACCTCGGTGTCGTCGTCTCCGCCTCGCACAACCCGATGGCGGACAACGGCATCAAGTTCCTCTCCCGCGGCGGCCACAAGCTGCCCGACGACCTCGAGGACGAGATCACCGAGCTGCTGCACGCCGAGTGGGACCGGCCCGTCGGTCCCGCCGTCGGGCGCTACAGCCGCGACTCCGGCCGCGCGGCCGACGACTACGTCGACCACCTCCTCGGCACGATCGACGCGGACCTGTCGGGCCTGCGGATCGCGCTCGACTGCGCCAACGGCGCGGCCAGCGAGGTCGGCCCGCGCGCGCTGCGCGAGGCGGGAGCCGACGTCGTCGTCATCAACGCGTCGCCGGACGGTCGCAACATCAACGAGAAGTGCGGCTCGACGCACCCCGAGCAGCTCCAGGCGACCGTCGTGGCGTCCGAGGCCGATCTCGGCTTCGCGTTCGACGGCGACGCCGACCGCTGCCTCGCGGTCGACGCGACGGGCCGGCTCGTCGACGGCGACCAGCTCATGGGCCTCATGGCCCGCGCCCTCAAGCGTGAGGGCCGGCTGGTCAAGGACACGCTCGTCGTCACCGTCATGAGCAACCTCGGGCTGCTCCTCGCCATGCGCGACGCCGGCATCGTCACCGAGCAGACCGGCGTCGGGGACCGCTACGTCCTCGAGCGGATGCGCGAGGGCGGTTTCATCCTCGGCGGCGAGCAGTCGGGACACATCATCCTGTCCGACCACGCGACGACGGGCGACGGGGTGCTCACCGCGCTCCAGGTGTCGGCGCAGGTCGCGACGCAGGGTCCGCTCGCCGAGCTCGTGTCGTTCGTGAAGCGGCTGCCGCAGGTGCTCGTCAACGTCTCCGGCGTCGATCGCACCCGGGCCGCGACGGACGAGGCGCTCGCCGACGCCGTGCGGGCCGCCGAGGCCGAGCTGGGCGAGACCGGCCGCGTCCTGCTGCGCCCCTCCGGCACCGAGCCGCTCGTGCGGGTCATGGTCGAGGCGGACACGTCCGAGCGCGCCTCGACGACCGCGGAGCGCCTCGCCGAGGTCGTCCGGGAGCGGCTGAGCCTCTAG